From Pigmentibacter ruber, a single genomic window includes:
- a CDS encoding RelA/SpoT family protein: MGNENNKTFLPYAESPKPESESPLEDPEKIAQNAYLSLKEKCFQYLEPSVETILYKAFQFAHNLHAGQMRKSGEPYIIHPLAVAEILSEFKMDETSLIAAILHDVVEDTHVSVEEVSKEFGEQVAALVEGLTKLAKVQFRSSQEKMAENFRKMIVAMSRDIRVIIVKLADRTHNMRTLRALSLEKRQRIAEETLEIYAPLAGRLGMYKIKAELEDLCLRELKPSVYYSLIARVAQKKTERDKIIEQARDHLDQRLKEAQINAKVYGRAKHFYSIYRKMSDKQIEFEDIYDLFALRVIVNTVNECYETLGIIHNIYRPVPGRFKDFIAMPKANLYQSLHTTIVAAKGELLEVQIRTAQMHHIAENGIAAHWAYKERKKDPSSPGQVNPAAFEKFKWLKQIVKHQKELSDPDEFLEAVKVDLFDEEVYVFSPKGDVFELRKGATCLDFAFAIHTDLGLKTTGAKINGRIATLRTRLHSGDVIELLVGNKVRATKDWLNFTTTTKARNKIRAWLRSEERTQAKQLGQELLEEELTKNSSSFEKLQKMGVFQELNRLFSVGGYEDFILQIGYGKIDVKPAVQKLLNSLQLPKLQEPTPTAIEPVKTMQQELQEIRSVQEAIKQRQGKNRAGGEDAVRVQGMTGIVVRMARCCEPLPGQPIVGFVSRSRGVTVHAASCQWALSNDPARRVDCSWNIISATTHNVRVRITAHDKPGILAAITKMVSASHINIAGMECFTNPQKRAVILLKLELTDIHQLKDIHQKIEAVDGVIYVERTMG; this comes from the coding sequence ATGGGAAATGAAAATAATAAAACATTTCTTCCGTACGCTGAGTCGCCGAAACCTGAATCCGAATCTCCCTTGGAAGATCCTGAAAAAATAGCACAAAATGCTTACCTTTCCTTGAAAGAGAAATGCTTCCAGTATTTGGAACCATCTGTTGAAACTATATTATACAAAGCTTTCCAATTTGCCCATAATCTTCATGCAGGACAAATGCGGAAAAGTGGAGAACCATATATCATTCATCCGCTTGCAGTTGCTGAAATTCTTTCCGAATTTAAAATGGATGAAACATCTTTAATTGCTGCAATACTACATGATGTTGTAGAAGATACTCACGTATCAGTTGAAGAGGTATCCAAGGAATTTGGCGAGCAAGTTGCAGCTTTGGTAGAAGGGCTAACCAAATTAGCAAAAGTTCAATTTCGTTCCTCCCAAGAAAAAATGGCTGAAAATTTTCGGAAAATGATTGTGGCCATGTCTAGAGACATCCGTGTTATTATCGTTAAATTAGCCGATAGAACACATAATATGCGAACATTACGTGCTTTAAGTCTAGAAAAAAGGCAACGTATTGCTGAAGAAACTTTAGAAATTTATGCACCTCTCGCTGGTCGCTTGGGGATGTATAAAATAAAAGCTGAACTAGAAGATCTTTGCTTACGAGAATTAAAGCCTTCAGTTTATTATAGTTTAATTGCAAGAGTAGCACAGAAAAAAACCGAACGTGACAAAATTATAGAACAAGCGCGGGATCATTTAGATCAGAGATTAAAAGAAGCGCAAATAAATGCTAAGGTGTATGGAAGAGCAAAACATTTTTATTCTATTTACCGAAAAATGTCAGATAAACAAATTGAATTTGAAGATATCTACGATTTATTTGCATTACGAGTCATCGTAAATACAGTGAATGAATGTTATGAAACACTGGGAATTATCCATAATATCTATCGCCCTGTACCAGGCCGTTTTAAAGATTTCATTGCTATGCCAAAAGCAAACTTGTATCAAAGTTTGCATACAACAATAGTTGCTGCAAAAGGTGAACTTTTAGAAGTGCAAATTAGAACTGCGCAAATGCACCATATTGCTGAAAACGGGATAGCAGCACATTGGGCTTATAAAGAAAGAAAAAAAGATCCGTCTTCACCTGGACAAGTAAATCCTGCTGCTTTTGAAAAGTTTAAATGGCTAAAACAAATTGTAAAACATCAAAAAGAATTATCAGATCCAGATGAATTTTTAGAAGCGGTAAAAGTCGATTTATTTGATGAAGAAGTATATGTATTTTCTCCAAAAGGAGATGTGTTTGAGTTACGTAAAGGAGCGACTTGCTTAGATTTTGCTTTTGCAATTCATACTGATCTTGGTCTTAAAACAACTGGTGCTAAAATAAATGGTAGAATTGCAACGCTGCGAACTCGTTTGCATAGCGGTGATGTAATAGAATTATTAGTTGGAAATAAAGTTCGAGCAACGAAAGATTGGTTGAATTTTACAACTACAACTAAAGCTAGAAATAAAATTAGAGCTTGGTTAAGAAGTGAAGAAAGAACACAAGCAAAACAATTAGGCCAAGAATTGCTTGAAGAAGAATTGACAAAAAACTCTTCTAGTTTTGAAAAACTGCAAAAAATGGGCGTCTTTCAAGAGTTAAATAGATTATTTAGTGTTGGTGGATATGAAGATTTCATTCTCCAAATTGGTTATGGAAAAATAGATGTAAAACCAGCAGTTCAAAAGTTATTAAATTCTTTACAGCTTCCAAAATTACAGGAACCAACTCCTACAGCAATTGAACCTGTAAAAACAATGCAACAAGAACTGCAAGAAATTCGTTCAGTGCAAGAAGCAATAAAGCAAAGACAAGGAAAAAATAGAGCAGGTGGCGAAGATGCTGTCAGAGTGCAGGGTATGACAGGGATAGTAGTTCGCATGGCTCGTTGTTGTGAACCCTTACCTGGACAACCTATAGTAGGATTTGTTTCGCGTAGTCGAGGGGTTACTGTGCATGCAGCGAGCTGTCAATGGGCTTTATCAAATGATCCGGCCCGTAGGGTGGATTGTTCTTGGAATATAATATCTGCAACTACACATAATGTTAGAGTGCGCATAACTGCTCACGATAAACCAGGAATTTTGGCGGCCATCACTAAAATGGTTTCAGCTTCGCATATTAATATTGCAGGGATGGAATGTTTTACAAACCCACAGAAAAGAGCGGTCATATTATTAAAACTAGAGCTTACTGATATTCATCAGTTGAAAGATATTCATCAAAAGATTGAGGCTGTCGATGGTGTTATTTATGTAGAAAGAACGATGGGATGA
- a CDS encoding MFS transporter, translating into MNSQKKYKLLTALIFAESLERFAYYFVSFLIPAYMMSSIQNGGLGLTQNFSNIASSYFSFGILLFPLILAPVIDRYFGYFKSALYGGVFLILGYFTAFISVFLFNYMIILGLIFLMLGTSLVKPSFSVLIGKYAGTSHKLQEFSYVIYIIFVSISSILSAYLSAKFLNEVLQFKPLFLFSFLIMSCYTFIVTILFRKEKNGIVQYCSGHKLKHSSNIMTQSLLFCLLIGISISISGRIFTYPNQISFWFISFFFVLFLLFLYAIIFKIKSKIKYYFYLIFSLMAFFVGNNLFLREIGSISPFFPSIFSGFDMLNNFLIFPFCLAFILRYSPPKALATMQALAFFLFSLSTLLVKNILAQFTFAPSTQLIFLALLSLGIFICFLRLVNLVAKHSYA; encoded by the coding sequence ATGAATAGCCAAAAAAAATATAAGCTTCTTACTGCTTTAATATTTGCTGAAAGTTTAGAACGCTTTGCTTACTATTTTGTTTCTTTCCTAATACCCGCTTATATGATGTCTAGTATTCAAAATGGGGGATTAGGATTAACACAAAATTTTTCAAATATAGCCTCAAGTTATTTTTCGTTTGGAATTTTGCTGTTTCCTCTTATTTTAGCGCCTGTTATAGATAGATATTTTGGTTACTTTAAATCAGCATTATATGGTGGTGTTTTTTTAATTTTAGGTTATTTTACTGCTTTTATTTCTGTTTTCTTATTTAATTATATGATTATTTTAGGGTTAATTTTTTTAATGCTAGGAACATCTTTGGTTAAACCATCTTTTTCAGTTTTAATAGGAAAATATGCAGGAACATCTCATAAGTTACAAGAATTTTCTTATGTAATTTATATCATTTTTGTCAGTATTTCTTCAATTTTATCAGCTTATTTGTCAGCAAAATTTTTAAATGAAGTACTGCAATTTAAACCATTATTTTTATTTTCTTTTTTAATAATGAGTTGTTATACTTTTATAGTTACAATTCTTTTTCGGAAAGAAAAAAATGGAATTGTTCAATACTGCTCTGGTCATAAATTAAAGCATTCTAGTAACATTATGACTCAAAGTTTGTTGTTTTGTTTATTAATAGGAATTTCTATATCAATTTCTGGAAGAATATTTACTTATCCTAATCAAATAAGTTTTTGGTTTATTTCCTTCTTTTTTGTACTCTTTTTGCTTTTTCTTTATGCTATTATATTTAAAATAAAATCTAAAATTAAATATTACTTTTATTTAATTTTTTCATTAATGGCTTTTTTTGTCGGAAATAATTTATTTTTAAGAGAAATAGGATCAATATCTCCATTTTTTCCAAGTATATTTTCTGGCTTTGATATGCTGAATAATTTTTTAATTTTTCCTTTCTGCCTTGCATTTATATTAAGATATTCTCCACCAAAAGCGTTGGCAACAATGCAAGCTTTAGCCTTTTTTCTTTTTAGTTTATCCACTTTATTAGTAAAAAATATTTTAGCACAATTTACTTTTGCACCAAGTACTCAGCTCATATTTTTAGCACTATTGAGTTTAGGAATATTTATTTGCTTTCTAAGACTAGTTAATTTAGTTGCTAAACATTCATACGCCTGA
- a CDS encoding SDR family oxidoreductase: MKLKGKSLLITGTNRGIGRALVEQALENGAKKVYATARNIENLSHFNAKNVEKVELDINSIESIERLALKIKDVEILINNAGVLTFGSPLKAKIEDIEKDFQTNFFGTLNMIRAFAPSIIQKPEGAIANVLSIVSLASMEGIAGYSASKAALWSLTQSLRAELNSTGTKVFAIFPGPIDTDMSKEFSLEKTSTHEAAKNIFAGIENDIEDIFPDNMSKTNGQIWLKNPKELEYLFSGV, translated from the coding sequence ATGAAATTAAAGGGTAAATCGCTTCTTATTACCGGAACTAATAGAGGAATAGGAAGAGCATTAGTTGAACAAGCCTTAGAAAATGGGGCAAAAAAAGTTTATGCAACTGCACGAAATATCGAAAATTTAAGTCATTTTAACGCAAAAAATGTTGAAAAGGTAGAATTGGATATTAACTCAATAGAATCTATTGAACGTTTAGCTTTGAAAATCAAAGATGTTGAAATATTGATTAATAATGCGGGTGTTCTTACATTTGGTTCGCCACTTAAAGCAAAAATCGAAGATATTGAAAAAGATTTCCAAACTAACTTTTTTGGAACTTTAAATATGATTCGTGCTTTTGCCCCAAGTATTATTCAAAAACCAGAGGGAGCAATTGCAAATGTTCTTTCTATTGTTTCTTTAGCTAGTATGGAAGGCATTGCTGGTTACAGTGCCTCAAAGGCTGCCTTGTGGTCTTTAACCCAATCCTTACGAGCAGAATTAAATTCAACTGGTACAAAAGTATTTGCCATTTTTCCTGGTCCTATAGACACAGACATGTCCAAGGAATTTTCGTTAGAAAAAACCTCTACGCATGAAGCTGCTAAAAACATTTTTGCAGGAATAGAAAATGATATTGAAGACATATTTCCTGACAACATGTCTAAAACAAATGGGCAAATTTGGTTAAAAAATCCTAAAGAATTAGAATATTTATTTTCAGGCGTATGA
- the argH gene encoding argininosuccinate lyase: MSNTNKGSNIWGGRFTKSLDPLAISFNASITFDYKLAYYDIWGSQVHAQMLGNQGIITQSEADKLISGLESIKNNVMQGTVTFSNELEDIHMNIENLLLKEVGDIAKKLHTARSRNDQVALDLRLYLRAEIKEIILLLENSIRSLKFCQQKYVNTLLPGYTHLQRAQPIKLENYFGAYISMFNRDISRLNDCLLRLNYCPLGAGALAGTELPIDREFVAEKLQFKGIIENTIDAVSDRDFVMEFSSVSSIIMTHLSRFSEDIIIWASEEFSFVKLDDAFATGSSLMPNKKNPDIPELIRGKCGRVFGNLVGILSVMKALPLGYNKDLQEDKECLFDTVDTIKACLQIFSPFLTSLSFQVENMQSATKNSFIWATKLLEELVKNNVPFRDAHECVGKIILYCIESNKNFATLNKKECDFFSPFLYSSILKIYY, translated from the coding sequence ATGTCTAATACTAATAAAGGAAGCAATATCTGGGGAGGTAGATTTACAAAATCTTTAGACCCTTTGGCTATAAGTTTTAATGCATCTATAACCTTTGATTATAAATTAGCCTACTACGACATTTGGGGAAGCCAAGTTCATGCACAAATGCTCGGAAATCAAGGAATCATAACTCAATCAGAAGCTGATAAGTTGATTTCAGGACTTGAAAGTATAAAAAATAATGTCATGCAGGGGACTGTTACTTTTTCTAATGAATTAGAAGATATTCATATGAATATTGAAAATTTATTACTTAAAGAGGTTGGAGATATAGCAAAAAAATTACATACCGCTCGGAGTAGAAATGATCAGGTCGCACTAGATTTAAGATTGTATCTAAGGGCTGAAATTAAAGAAATTATTTTGCTTTTAGAGAATTCAATAAGATCATTGAAATTTTGTCAGCAAAAGTATGTAAATACCCTTTTACCAGGATATACACATTTACAAAGAGCTCAGCCTATAAAATTAGAAAATTATTTTGGTGCTTATATCTCTATGTTTAATAGAGATATTTCGAGGTTAAATGATTGTTTATTGCGGTTAAATTATTGTCCATTAGGTGCAGGGGCATTAGCTGGAACTGAATTACCAATAGATAGAGAATTTGTGGCAGAAAAACTGCAATTTAAAGGTATTATAGAAAATACAATTGATGCTGTAAGTGATCGAGATTTTGTCATGGAATTTTCATCAGTTTCAAGCATAATTATGACTCATTTATCTAGATTTTCTGAAGACATTATTATCTGGGCCAGTGAAGAATTTTCATTTGTCAAATTAGATGATGCATTTGCAACCGGATCTTCTCTTATGCCAAATAAAAAAAATCCTGATATTCCAGAATTAATAAGAGGAAAATGTGGCCGTGTGTTTGGTAATTTAGTAGGAATTCTTTCTGTAATGAAGGCTTTGCCTCTTGGTTATAATAAAGATTTACAAGAAGATAAAGAATGTCTTTTTGATACAGTTGATACTATAAAAGCTTGTTTGCAAATATTTTCGCCATTTTTAACAAGTTTATCTTTTCAAGTAGAAAATATGCAAAGTGCAACTAAAAATAGTTTTATCTGGGCAACTAAACTATTAGAAGAACTTGTAAAAAATAATGTTCCTTTTAGAGATGCACATGAATGTGTTGGAAAAATTATTTTATACTGCATAGAAAGTAATAAAAATTTTGCAACTTTAAATAAGAAAGAGTGTGACTTTTTTTCACCATTTTTATATTCATCTATTTTAAAAATTTATTACTAA
- a CDS encoding substrate-binding periplasmic protein encodes MSNLFADELTTLQKIKAEGKFKTCTAGGFPPFSVHGKDGWVGFDVDMIKSYANFLKVKYEIVDYHFDGIIPALNTKKCDMIVSGMTITDERKKTVLFSNSYFKDGISVLMKKNNSTILNNFSFDKLNSENIKIGVRLGYTSDFYVGKNYKKAKILKFNETADLVNALKNNQIDVIFTDTNNAINISSKFGDSFIYKNTEVQDEYFGVAFRVKDKDLMENFNQFLSSWTKTKEYTEIYEKHLVK; translated from the coding sequence ATGAGTAATTTATTTGCAGATGAGTTAACAACTCTTCAAAAAATAAAAGCGGAGGGTAAATTTAAAACCTGCACTGCTGGGGGATTTCCTCCTTTTTCTGTCCATGGGAAAGATGGTTGGGTGGGATTTGATGTTGACATGATCAAATCTTATGCTAATTTTCTTAAAGTTAAATATGAAATAGTTGACTATCATTTTGATGGTATTATTCCCGCATTAAATACAAAAAAATGTGACATGATAGTTTCAGGAATGACAATAACAGATGAACGTAAAAAAACAGTACTCTTTAGTAACTCATACTTTAAAGATGGAATTAGTGTATTAATGAAAAAAAATAATTCGACCATTCTGAATAACTTTAGTTTCGATAAATTAAATTCTGAAAATATTAAAATAGGAGTTCGTTTAGGTTATACAAGTGATTTTTACGTTGGGAAAAACTATAAAAAAGCAAAAATATTAAAATTTAATGAAACTGCTGATTTAGTAAATGCATTAAAAAATAATCAAATTGATGTTATCTTTACCGATACAAATAATGCTATTAATATTTCTTCTAAGTTTGGTGATTCTTTTATTTATAAAAATACAGAAGTACAAGATGAATATTTTGGAGTTGCATTTCGTGTAAAAGATAAAGATTTGATGGAAAATTTTAATCAATTTTTATCTTCTTGGACGAAAACTAAAGAATATACAGAAATTTATGAAAAGCATTTGGTGAAATGA